CCGCGCGTTCGCCGAGGCCACCGAGCTGTTCGCGCTCTCGGTCAGCCTCGGCGGGGTCGAATCGCTGCTCTGCTACTCCTCCGAGATGACGCACGCCTCCGTGCGGGGCACGCCCCTGGCCGTCCCCACGGACCTGGTCCGGCTCTCCGTCGGCATCGAGGACGTGGCCGACCTGCAGGCGGACCTCGAGGCCGGCCTCGAGTGCGCCGCACGCGTCGCCGCCGGCCGCGGGACGCCGTCGTCGTCCGCAGTGCCCCGTCCCGCCCCCGCCCACCACCGCACCACCCGCGTCCGCACCCCGGAGAGGACCCGATGAGCCACGCCACCCTTGTCCCGAGCACCGTGCCCACCCGCGTGGACGACCTGACGTTCAGCATCCACACCACGCCGTTCGACGAGGACTACACGCCCGCCGCCAGCACGCGCGCCACCACGAACTTCGCCAACCTCGCCCGCGGCGCGGACCGGCGGGAGAACCTGCGCGCCGCCCTGGCCATGATCGACGGGCGCCTCAACGACCTCGCCCCCTGGGACAACCCGGAGCGGGACCGCTACACGGCGCGGATCGAGATCGTCTCGATCGACGTGCACTTCACCGCCGACGACGGCGCGGACGTCGACTTCCCGCTCATGGAGATGCTCGACGTGCGGGTGGTCGAGCGTGAGACGGGCGCCGTGCTCGGCCGCAGTGTGGGGAACAACTTCTCCTCCTACGTCCGTGACCACGACTTCTCCGTGGTGCTGCCCGCGCACGCGGCGACGTCGCCGGGGACCGAGGAGCCCGACGGCTTCGGCGACCTGCACGGGCGGCTGTTCCGGCACCTGCTCGACTCGCAGGCGTACCGGGAGCGGTTCCCGCAGCCGCCCGTGATCTGCATCAGCGTGTCCACGAGCCGCACCTACCGGCGGCTGACGAACGAGCACCCGGTGCTCGGGGTCGAGTACCGCCAGGACGAACCCTCCCGCACGGACCGTTACTTCGGCCGGATGGGCCTGGGGATCCGGTGCTTCCTGCCGCGCGGGGCCGTGGCGCCGCTGGCGTTCTACTCGCGGGGCGACCTGCTCAACGACCACGCGAACCTCTCCCTGGCCGGGCTGATCGCCACCATGGAGACCTTCCAGCGGATATACCGGCCGGAGATCTACAACGCGAACGCCGGGGCCGGCGAGGTCTACCGGCCGCGCCTGGACCACGGTGACTTCTCGCAGACCCGGATCGCCTACGACCGCGAGGAGCGGGCCCGCCTCGGCCGGGAGCAGGGGGAGTACACGCAGGAGCACTTCGTGGGCCCGCACCGCGACCTGCTGGAGCGCTGGGCCGCCGCCCACGCCGCACGAGACACCGAGGAGACCCGATGACCACCCTGATCCCCACCACCCTCGTCGGCAGCCTGCCGAAGCCCGGCTGGCTCGCTGAGGAGGAGACGCTCTGGTCGCCCTGGAAGCTCGAGGGGGAGCGGCTGCGCGAGGGAAAGCTCGACGCGCTCGCCCTCGCCGTGGCCGACCAGGAGCGCGCGGGCATCGACATCGTCTGCGACGGCGAGCAGACCCGCCAGCACTTCGTCACCACGTTCATCGAGCACCTCGGCGGCGTGGACTTCGACCGGCGTGAGACGGTGCGGATCCGTGACCGGTACGACGCGAGCGTGCCGACCGTCGTCGGGGAGGTGGGCCGGCCGGCGCCGGTGTTCGTGGACGACGCGAAGGCCCTGCGCGCGCGGACGGACCGGCCCATCAAGTGGACCCTGCCCGGGCCGATGACCATGATCGACACCCTCGCCGACCGCCACTACGGCAGCCGCGAGAAGCTCGCGTGGGAGTTCGCGCGCATCCTCAACGAGGAGGCGCGGGAGCTGGCGGCGGTGGGCGTCGACGTCGTGCAGTTCGACGAGCCCGCGTTCAACGTGTTCTTCGACGACGTCCGCGACTGGGGTGTGGCGACGCTCGAGCGTGCGGCCGAGGGCCTGACGTGTGAGACGGCCGTGCACATCTGTTACGGCTACGGGGTCAAGGCGAACAACGACTGGAAGGCCACGCTGGGCGAGGAGTGGCGCCAGTACGAGACGTCGTTCCCGCTGCTGCGCGAGTCCACGATCGACACGATCGCCCTGGAGCGGCATCACTCCCGGGTGCCGGCGGAGCTCATCGGCCTGCTGCGCGGCAAGAAGGTGATGGTCGGCGCGATCGACGTGGCGAGCGACGAGATCGAGACGCCCGAGGAGGTCGCGGCGACCCTCCGGGAGACCCTCGAGTTCGTGGACGCGGACAAGCTGATCGCGAGCACCAACTGCGGCATGGCGCCGCTGGCTCGCTCGGTGGCGCGGGACAAGACGGCGGCGCTCGTGGCCGGCGCGCGGATCCTCCGGGAGGAGCTGGGCGGAGAGTGAGGGGGCCGGTGGCCTTGCCCGGCCGGCGGGGCCCCGTCAGGATCGCCTGCATGGATCCTGATGCGAGCCCCCGTGCCCGGCTCACCGCTGATGATCCCCGGCCGGGCGGTCGGCCCGCGACGTCGACCGAGGGGCCCCACCGACAGCTTGATCAGCGATCATCGCCGGAGCTGTGGGGCCGTCTGGTCGCTGCGGTGTTCGCCCTCGACGGCGTCGAGGAGGGCCACAGCACCGTCTCGCCAGCAACGTCTCGCGCCGTCCACCTGACAGGCCGGCCGAAGGAGCGCACCCCGGAGGTCAACCTCTCACCAGGCCGGCGCTGGGAGCCGGTGCACCTGCATGGGGTGGACGACACGTCAGTGCACCTCGTCCTGCCGCCCGAGCGCGGCGTCCGTCTGGCCGAGCTCGGATGGCTCGAACCGCATGGCTACGCGGACTTCGGCACGGAGTGGATGCTCTACGGCCCGCGGGACGAGGCAGAGCTGGCCGTCGTCGTCGGGATCATCGAGGAGTCGCTCGCCTACGCGCGCGGCTGACGCAGCGCCCCGGAGCGGGGAAGCGGAGGTGGGAGGGGGCTGCGAATTTTTCGTTTTCGCGGGTAGTCTTGCTCCATGACTGCGACGGTGAATGACAAGCACACGGTGCTGCCGCCGACGGATCTCGAGGAGATGCTCGACGTCGGCAGGTTCCTCGACGGCCTGACGCAGCCGGCCGCCCTGGTCGGCCCTGATGGGCAGAAGGTTCCCCTGCCGCCAGAGGCTTTCAACGTCCTGCGGGACGTCGTCGAGGCGATGCGGGTGGGCAAGGCCATCACGGTGGCGCCCGTCGACCAGCTGCTCACGACGCAGGAGGCGGCGAACTTCCTCGGCATCAGTCGTCCCACGCTGGTGAGGCTGCTCGAGGAGGGCGCGTTGCCGTACGAGAGGACGACCGGTGGTCGGCACCGACGCATCCGGCTCCAAGACGTCGTGTCCTATCAGCAGCGGAAGCGCGGGGAGCGGCGTGCCGCGCTGAGCGACCTCGTAGCGGAGGCCTCGTCTGCGGAGCTCTACGACCAGAAGGCGGAGTCCTACCGCGAGGCGTTGCGTCAGGCTCGCGCCGACCTCCGGGGTGAGCGCGGGTAGTGGCTCGCTTCAGCGCGGTGCTCGACGCGTGCGTCCTCGTGCCCATCGCCCAAGCGGACACCTTGCTGCATCTGGCCGAGGCGGGCCTCTATCGGCCGGTATGGAGTGGGCGGATCCTCGACGAGACGGTGCGCACACTGGAGACGATGCATCCAGACATGCGTGCATCGGGGGCGGCGCGTCACCGTGCCGAGGTCATGGACGCCGCCTTCGACGACGCGCGGGTCGAGGGGTGGGAACAGCTCGTGCTCGGGATTGATCTTCCGGACCCCGATGATCGGCATGTGGTCGCCGCCGCGATCCAGGGTCGTGCTGACCTGATCGTCACGGCGAATCTGAAGGACTTCCCGCGTGAGGTCGTTGAGTCCTTCGACATCGAAGTGCAAAGTCCGGACGAGTTTTTCATGAACCAGCTCGACCTGGACCCGGCTCGAGTGATGACGGCTCTCGCAGCCCAAGCGGGAGCGACACGGAATCCTCCGTTGACCGTCAGTGACGTCCTGGAACGGCTGGTGCCGTGCGGTGCACCCCTGTTCGCGGAGGCCGCACGAGCCCAGCTCTGGCGGGTCGACGCTGAGCGACCTTGATTCAGCCCGACGCCAGAACCGGCGTCTGCCTGCTCACCCCCACACGCCGGAACCGGCGATGAGCCGGACCGCGAGCACCGCCATGACCACCGCGATCACCAGGTCCACCACGCGCCACGCCTTCGGGTCGGCGAGTACCCGGGCCAGCAGGCGCGCGCCGTAGCCGAGCGCGGTGAACCACAGGATCGAGGCGGCGACGGCGCCGGCGGCGAAGACCCACCGCGCGTCGGGACCGTGCTGGTTGGCGAGGCTGCCCAGCAGCACCACGGTGTCCAGGTAGACGTGCGGGTTGAGCCAGGTCAGC
This sequence is a window from Micrococcus porci. Protein-coding genes within it:
- a CDS encoding putative oxygenase MesX — its product is MSHATLVPSTVPTRVDDLTFSIHTTPFDEDYTPAASTRATTNFANLARGADRRENLRAALAMIDGRLNDLAPWDNPERDRYTARIEIVSIDVHFTADDGADVDFPLMEMLDVRVVERETGAVLGRSVGNNFSSYVRDHDFSVVLPAHAATSPGTEEPDGFGDLHGRLFRHLLDSQAYRERFPQPPVICISVSTSRTYRRLTNEHPVLGVEYRQDEPSRTDRYFGRMGLGIRCFLPRGAVAPLAFYSRGDLLNDHANLSLAGLIATMETFQRIYRPEIYNANAGAGEVYRPRLDHGDFSQTRIAYDREERARLGREQGEYTQEHFVGPHRDLLERWAAAHAARDTEETR
- a CDS encoding methionine synthase; amino-acid sequence: MTTLIPTTLVGSLPKPGWLAEEETLWSPWKLEGERLREGKLDALALAVADQERAGIDIVCDGEQTRQHFVTTFIEHLGGVDFDRRETVRIRDRYDASVPTVVGEVGRPAPVFVDDAKALRARTDRPIKWTLPGPMTMIDTLADRHYGSREKLAWEFARILNEEARELAAVGVDVVQFDEPAFNVFFDDVRDWGVATLERAAEGLTCETAVHICYGYGVKANNDWKATLGEEWRQYETSFPLLRESTIDTIALERHHSRVPAELIGLLRGKKVMVGAIDVASDEIETPEEVAATLRETLEFVDADKLIASTNCGMAPLARSVARDKTAALVAGARILREELGGE
- a CDS encoding luciferase family protein; translation: MFALDGVEEGHSTVSPATSRAVHLTGRPKERTPEVNLSPGRRWEPVHLHGVDDTSVHLVLPPERGVRLAELGWLEPHGYADFGTEWMLYGPRDEAELAVVVGIIEESLAYARG
- a CDS encoding helix-turn-helix domain-containing protein gives rise to the protein MTATVNDKHTVLPPTDLEEMLDVGRFLDGLTQPAALVGPDGQKVPLPPEAFNVLRDVVEAMRVGKAITVAPVDQLLTTQEAANFLGISRPTLVRLLEEGALPYERTTGGRHRRIRLQDVVSYQQRKRGERRAALSDLVAEASSAELYDQKAESYREALRQARADLRGERG
- a CDS encoding PIN domain-containing protein yields the protein MARFSAVLDACVLVPIAQADTLLHLAEAGLYRPVWSGRILDETVRTLETMHPDMRASGAARHRAEVMDAAFDDARVEGWEQLVLGIDLPDPDDRHVVAAAIQGRADLIVTANLKDFPREVVESFDIEVQSPDEFFMNQLDLDPARVMTALAAQAGATRNPPLTVSDVLERLVPCGAPLFAEAARAQLWRVDAERP